In Candidatus Dependentiae bacterium, the following are encoded in one genomic region:
- the atpB gene encoding F0F1 ATP synthase subunit A, with the protein MEGLDILSVHKLKPLEYFGIKHHFFHINTDTVVYTWIVLGIILACVLPIRWLLLKKNSIIYHVLTTYIRSFYGMTQQTLGEYFTFGHFAFITAIFTFIATANAIGAVPWLEEPTKDLNTTLSLGLTSFLYTQFYAIKMHGFLAYIKEYFAPFFIMLPLNIIGKVATVISISFRLFGNIFGGTMITGIYTSAIKGSLIFETLGMITGLNLVIILFFGLFEAFLQAFVFAMLALTYLSIGIKGEEPEED; encoded by the coding sequence ATGGAAGGTCTTGATATCCTTTCCGTTCACAAGTTAAAGCCACTCGAATATTTTGGCATTAAGCATCATTTTTTTCATATTAATACAGATACAGTTGTATACACATGGATAGTATTAGGCATTATTTTAGCATGCGTGTTACCAATCAGATGGTTATTACTGAAAAAAAACTCTATTATTTATCATGTGTTGACCACATATATCCGTTCATTTTATGGCATGACGCAACAAACGTTGGGAGAATACTTCACTTTTGGTCATTTTGCATTTATTACTGCAATATTTACATTTATCGCAACGGCAAATGCAATAGGCGCAGTGCCATGGTTGGAGGAACCAACTAAAGATTTAAATACTACACTTTCTCTTGGACTTACCTCATTTTTGTATACACAATTTTATGCAATCAAAATGCATGGTTTTTTGGCGTATATAAAAGAATATTTTGCGCCATTCTTTATCATGTTGCCACTTAATATTATTGGAAAAGTTGCTACTGTTATTTCAATATCATTTCGTTTATTTGGAAATATTTTTGGTGGTACCATGATTACTGGTATTTATACAAGCGCAATAAAGGGTTCATTAATTTTTGAAACTCTCGGTATGATTACCGGCCTCAATCTGGTTATCATACTCTTTTTTGGTTTGTTTGAAGCATTTTTACAAGCATTTGTATTTGCTATGCTTGCTCTTACGTATCTCTCTATTGGTATCAAAGGTGAGGAACCTGAAGAAGATTAG
- a CDS encoding glycosyltransferase — MKHKKKLHVLYIITKLELGGAQKVCLNLAKGLKKLGHEPLLLSGPTGPLKEEAKTICQTIFLNDLTREINSSCVFFKEFICFFTLVGTIKKLKKKYPDLIIHTHSTKAGILGRWAAFFANVKKRIHTVHGYAFHKHQRWFVWLPIYFLELITSFVTTHFICVSSEDVKTGIKLFPYFTPKHSIIRAAVDHNTLYIPATKTNINPDTAQTFVFGTISCFKPQKNLIDLLRAFAYVYQKDNRAKLEIIGDGVQRKHIEIFIKTHNLHQQIILHGWKQNITPIMLTWHAFVLSSLWEGLPCAVVEARLLKLPVLAYNTGGIKDIIENGKNGFLYPQKKWKQLANGMLQLMNNKKLYSKLYYNKDNLIQFDTDVMIQEHIQLYQTGYIRIDTLTDKKRNNV, encoded by the coding sequence ATGAAGCATAAAAAAAAATTACACGTTTTGTATATCATCACCAAGTTAGAACTGGGTGGTGCACAAAAAGTATGTCTTAATCTGGCGAAAGGCTTAAAAAAGTTAGGACACGAACCACTATTGCTTTCTGGTCCAACTGGTCCACTAAAAGAGGAGGCAAAAACAATTTGCCAAACAATTTTTTTAAATGATCTGACACGAGAAATCAACTCATCATGTGTATTTTTTAAAGAATTCATTTGTTTTTTTACATTAGTTGGCACAATAAAAAAACTTAAAAAAAAATATCCTGATTTAATTATACATACACACAGCACAAAAGCTGGAATCCTTGGCCGATGGGCCGCCTTTTTTGCTAATGTTAAAAAACGTATTCATACAGTGCATGGCTACGCATTCCATAAACACCAGCGTTGGTTTGTATGGCTACCCATTTATTTTTTGGAGTTGATTACAAGCTTTGTTACTACTCACTTTATATGCGTTTCTTCTGAAGATGTAAAAACAGGAATCAAACTATTTCCATACTTTACCCCTAAACATTCAATCATTCGCGCAGCAGTTGATCATAATACATTGTATATTCCTGCAACAAAAACCAATATTAATCCCGATACTGCACAAACATTTGTCTTTGGAACTATCTCTTGCTTTAAACCACAAAAAAATCTAATTGATCTATTACGTGCTTTTGCATATGTATACCAAAAAGACAATCGTGCAAAACTAGAAATTATTGGCGATGGTGTGCAACGCAAACACATAGAAATTTTCATCAAAACACACAACTTACATCAACAGATTATTCTTCATGGTTGGAAACAAAACATTACGCCCATTATGCTAACCTGGCATGCATTTGTCCTCAGCTCTCTGTGGGAAGGATTACCATGTGCAGTAGTCGAAGCGCGCTTGCTTAAGTTACCGGTTCTTGCATATAACACTGGTGGGATCAAAGATATTATTGAAAATGGCAAGAATGGTTTTTTATATCCACAAAAAAAGTGGAAACAACTTGCCAATGGCATGTTACAACTTATGAATAATAAAAAATTATACTCAAAATTATACTACAATAAAGACAATTTAATTCAATTTGACACTGATGTCATGATACAAGAACATATACAATTATATCAAACAGGTTATATAAGAATAGATACCCTTACAGATAAAAAAAGGAATAATGTATGA
- a CDS encoding cysteine synthase family protein translates to MLYKKLTDAIGNTPLVKVPFDCLGNCYAKLEYLNPGGSVKDRSACYMIEQAEKNGILNSGGVIIDASSGNHGIAVAMIGAIKGYEVIITVSEKISKEKLDTIKAYGAKIIMCPATEFIDDPQSYHSQAVALHKKTPGSFMPNQYYNPTNRDGHYHSLGTEIWQQTNGTITHFFAAAGTTGTVSGVGRYLKEKNTDIKVFAIDSINSYRATGGFPKPYKIEGMGMDFDTPVFDESIVDDIICVSDNNALTMLKLLAQKYGLLVGPSSGAVAYVVDQYAKNLQPNDLAVMIFGDSGRAYLTKRFY, encoded by the coding sequence ATGTTGTATAAAAAATTAACCGATGCAATTGGCAATACACCATTGGTAAAAGTTCCCTTTGATTGTCTTGGAAATTGCTATGCAAAACTTGAGTATTTAAATCCTGGTGGAAGCGTAAAAGATCGTTCTGCATGCTATATGATCGAACAAGCAGAAAAAAATGGTATCCTAAACTCCGGCGGCGTTATTATTGACGCCTCTTCCGGCAATCATGGTATTGCAGTAGCCATGATTGGCGCAATTAAAGGCTACGAGGTTATTATTACAGTATCAGAAAAAATCAGCAAAGAAAAATTAGATACTATCAAGGCATATGGTGCAAAAATTATTATGTGCCCAGCAACAGAGTTTATTGATGATCCGCAAAGTTATCACTCTCAAGCAGTAGCTTTACACAAAAAAACACCTGGATCGTTTATGCCAAATCAATATTATAATCCCACCAATAGAGATGGGCACTATCATTCACTTGGCACAGAAATATGGCAACAGACTAACGGTACAATTACCCACTTTTTTGCAGCAGCAGGTACAACTGGTACAGTAAGTGGTGTTGGCAGGTATTTAAAAGAAAAAAATACTGATATCAAAGTATTTGCTATTGATTCTATTAATTCGTATCGCGCAACTGGTGGCTTTCCTAAACCATACAAAATTGAAGGTATGGGAATGGATTTTGATACACCCGTCTTTGATGAAAGTATTGTTGATGACATCATCTGTGTGAGTGATAATAATGCACTTACAATGCTTAAACTACTTGCACAAAAATATGGATTACTTGTCGGTCCAAGCAGTGGTGCAGTTGCATATGTAGTTGATCAATACGCAAAAAACTTACAACCAAATGATTTAGCTGTTATGATTTTTGGTGATTCTGGAAGAGCATATTTGACTAAACGTTTTTATTAA